Proteins co-encoded in one Candidatus Spechtbacterales bacterium genomic window:
- the infC gene encoding translation initiation factor IF-3 has protein sequence MIYKPSKRYVKKPKMNEQIRAQEVRVIDDKGENLGVLSVKDALEAAKEKGLDLLLISENANPPVARITEYGKYVYQQEKKDKESRKKQQAGASVTKGVRFGMQTSDHDREFKAKNVDKFLKKGYKVKVELIMRGREKANEELARKRVDEFLAYLTEEYEVEQSPKRYPRGMYFIIKSSK, from the coding sequence ATGATATATAAACCGAGTAAACGATACGTAAAAAAGCCTAAGATGAACGAACAGATACGCGCACAGGAGGTGCGCGTTATTGACGACAAAGGAGAAAACCTGGGAGTTTTAAGTGTTAAAGACGCGCTTGAAGCGGCAAAAGAAAAAGGGCTGGACCTACTACTTATATCCGAAAACGCCAACCCTCCTGTAGCACGGATAACCGAGTATGGAAAATACGTGTACCAGCAAGAAAAAAAGGACAAGGAGTCCAGGAAAAAACAACAGGCGGGAGCATCTGTTACCAAAGGTGTACGCTTTGGAATGCAGACATCTGACCACGACAGAGAGTTTAAAGCTAAGAATGTGGACAAATTTTTAAAAAAAGGTTATAAAGTTAAAGTTGAACTCATCATGCGCGGACGTGAAAAGGCAAATGAAGAGTTGGCAAGAAAGCGTGTGGATGAATTTTTGGCCTACCTAACAGAGGAGTACGAGGTAGAACAGTCTCCCAAAAGATATCCTCGCGGAATGTATTTTATAATCAAAAGCTCAAAGTAA
- the rpmI gene encoding 50S ribosomal protein L35 has product MAKKNKLKTKKSVTKRFKVTATGKILRRPAGQSHFNAKMTGKNRRGKRKLVPVSKAEEKTLKRLMPYK; this is encoded by the coding sequence ATGGCTAAAAAAAATAAACTCAAAACTAAAAAATCGGTAACGAAAAGGTTTAAGGTAACAGCTACCGGCAAGATATTGCGCAGACCTGCCGGACAGAGTCACTTTAACGCGAAAATGACAGGCAAAAATAGGCGCGGAAAAAGAAAGCTTGTACCTGTGTCTAAGGCAGAAGAAAAAACACTAAAACGGTTAATGCCCTACAAATAA
- the rplT gene encoding 50S ribosomal protein L20 yields the protein MARVKRGKVRTKKRKKVLQQTKGFKWRRKNVYKIAKDASDHAMANAFIGRKQKKRNMRQLWQIKINAASRQNGTTYSKFIHSLKENNVELDRKVLADLAENEPEVFGKVVEKVK from the coding sequence ATGGCTAGAGTAAAAAGAGGAAAAGTAAGAACAAAAAAAAGAAAAAAGGTCTTGCAACAGACCAAGGGTTTTAAGTGGAGAAGAAAAAACGTATACAAAATAGCTAAAGATGCCTCCGACCACGCAATGGCGAACGCCTTTATAGGCAGAAAACAGAAAAAAAGGAATATGCGACAGCTTTGGCAGATAAAGATAAACGCTGCTTCCCGTCAAAACGGCACAACTTACAGCAAATTCATACACTCACTCAAAGAAAACAACGTGGAGCTTGACCGTAAGGTACTGGCAGATTTGGCAGAAAATGAACCTGAAGTATTCGGCAAAGTAGTTGAAAAGGTAAAGTAA